One region of Chanodichthys erythropterus isolate Z2021 chromosome 17, ASM2448905v1, whole genome shotgun sequence genomic DNA includes:
- the LOC137005212 gene encoding protein FAM124B isoform X2, translated as MLHFTSRTEDETADSGAETSGSDCSKMSCSSIDLMASPGQELLLVTMHLLTNPGDSLLLQHTLDRLLRWVRPGLRLFHVSERACPLHDYARANLCPVAGHPSHAVTIFLHESYGEERILRVLDFLQCPPWQYHHTESCGGREGGAHVSSTASPSSTLLRPYLLPSRDFYSLGAGMPVWGVRPVHYGGEVVRVTLHSTYDNFEDTVRLYETVLQRRVEEQKTGFCWFTLLTEKGFNLQLAIKQLSPGVRVEPCYSAVLQFKVGEIGQLVPLLPNTCSPISATRWHTEDLDGNKILFQVKAPAQPQGFLTSAFPLSCPRMLLRNGATARPPSTSPCRKPSHLKEHPVGRSRVEPPPDRCPRRLRLASYGRESMGSDGTCSTPPGSSCYSSQRSSPAGLSVNWYEPAITSETSISCLLLEEEEPETNVDTGCAVKPQATLGVSALVTLSRDLKHGLAELQLTSEAETQALQCHSQHQHAQDDEFFI; from the exons ATGCTTCATTTTACAAGCAGGACGGAGGATGAAACGGCGGACTCGGGCGCGGAGACTTCGGG aTCTGACTGCAGTAAAATGTCATGCAGCAGCA TTGACCTCATGGCCAGCCCTGGTCAGGAGCTGCTTCTGGTCACCATGCACCTGCTTACCAACCCTGGTGACTCGCTCCTCCTCCAGCACACTCTTGACCGCCTGCTCAGGTGGGTCCGTCCCGGTCTCCGCCTCTTCCATGTGTCCGAGCGGGCCTGTCCCCTTCATGACTACGCTAGAGCTAACCTGTGCCCGGTGGCTGGCCACCCCTCACATGCGGTGACCATATTCTTGCACGAGTCTTACGGAGAGGAGCGTATTCTCAGGGTGCTGGACTTTCTGCAGTGTCCACCCTGGCAGTACCACCATACGGAGAGCTGTGGCGGCAGAGAGGGCGGCGCTCACGTTAGCTCCACCGCCTCCCCATCCAGCACCCTGCTGAGGCCCTACCTACTCCCCAGCCGGGACTTCTACAGCCTGGGTGCGGGAATGCCAGTGTGGGGGGTGCGGCCAGTGCACTATGGAGGGGAAGTGGTGCGAGTGACTTTGCACAGCACCTATGATAACTTTGAGGACACTGTGCGTTTATATGAGACTGTGCTACAGAGGAGGGTGGAAGAGCAGAAAACAGGGTTCTGCTGGTTCACTCTGCTTACAGAAAAAGGCTTCAACCTGCAGTTGGCCATCAAACAGCTCTCGCCAGGGGTCCGAGTGGAGCCGTGCTACTCTGCAGTTCTGCAGTTCAAGGTGGGTGAGATTGGACAGCTAGTGCCCTTGTTGCCCAACACCTGTTCACCCATCAGCGCTACCCGATGGCACACCGAAGACCTGGATGGCAACAAGATCCTCTTTCAG GTTAAAGCCCCAGCACAACCCCAGGGGTTCCTTACGTCTGCATTTCCTCTGAGCTGTCCCAGAATGCTGCTGAGGAACGGTGCAACTGCCAGGCCCCCTTCAACCTCTCCCTGCAGGAAGCCATCCCATTTGAAGGAGCACCCTGTGGGACGCTCACGTGTGGAGCCGCCACCGGACCGCTGTCCTCGCAGGTTGAGGTTAGCGTCGTATGGTAGGGAGAGTATGGGTTCAGACGGCACCTGCAGCACTCCTCCGGGAAGCTCCTGCTACTCCTCCCAGCGCAGCAGCCCGGCAGGCCTGTCTGTTAACTGGTATGAGCCAGCGATAACCTCTGAAACCTCCATATCATGCCTTTTGCTGGAAGAGGAGGAGCCCGAGACAAATGTGGACACAGGTTGTGCTGTAAAGCCACAGGCCACTTTAGGAGTGTCTGCCCTGGTGACTCTGTCTAGGGACCTGAAACATGGACTGGCTGAGCTGCAGTTGACCTCTGAAGCAGAGACACAGGCTTTGCAGTGTCATAGTCAGCATCAACATGCACAAGATGATGAGTTCTTCATTTGA
- the LOC137005212 gene encoding protein FAM124B isoform X1, whose amino-acid sequence MNSLLFASLRGRNTVTEGAECFMISDCSKMSCSSIDLMASPGQELLLVTMHLLTNPGDSLLLQHTLDRLLRWVRPGLRLFHVSERACPLHDYARANLCPVAGHPSHAVTIFLHESYGEERILRVLDFLQCPPWQYHHTESCGGREGGAHVSSTASPSSTLLRPYLLPSRDFYSLGAGMPVWGVRPVHYGGEVVRVTLHSTYDNFEDTVRLYETVLQRRVEEQKTGFCWFTLLTEKGFNLQLAIKQLSPGVRVEPCYSAVLQFKVGEIGQLVPLLPNTCSPISATRWHTEDLDGNKILFQVKAPAQPQGFLTSAFPLSCPRMLLRNGATARPPSTSPCRKPSHLKEHPVGRSRVEPPPDRCPRRLRLASYGRESMGSDGTCSTPPGSSCYSSQRSSPAGLSVNWYEPAITSETSISCLLLEEEEPETNVDTGCAVKPQATLGVSALVTLSRDLKHGLAELQLTSEAETQALQCHSQHQHAQDDEFFI is encoded by the exons ATGAACTCACTTTTGTTTGCGTCTCTAAGGGGGAGAAACACAGTGACCGAGGGCGCCGAATGCTTTATGAT aTCTGACTGCAGTAAAATGTCATGCAGCAGCA TTGACCTCATGGCCAGCCCTGGTCAGGAGCTGCTTCTGGTCACCATGCACCTGCTTACCAACCCTGGTGACTCGCTCCTCCTCCAGCACACTCTTGACCGCCTGCTCAGGTGGGTCCGTCCCGGTCTCCGCCTCTTCCATGTGTCCGAGCGGGCCTGTCCCCTTCATGACTACGCTAGAGCTAACCTGTGCCCGGTGGCTGGCCACCCCTCACATGCGGTGACCATATTCTTGCACGAGTCTTACGGAGAGGAGCGTATTCTCAGGGTGCTGGACTTTCTGCAGTGTCCACCCTGGCAGTACCACCATACGGAGAGCTGTGGCGGCAGAGAGGGCGGCGCTCACGTTAGCTCCACCGCCTCCCCATCCAGCACCCTGCTGAGGCCCTACCTACTCCCCAGCCGGGACTTCTACAGCCTGGGTGCGGGAATGCCAGTGTGGGGGGTGCGGCCAGTGCACTATGGAGGGGAAGTGGTGCGAGTGACTTTGCACAGCACCTATGATAACTTTGAGGACACTGTGCGTTTATATGAGACTGTGCTACAGAGGAGGGTGGAAGAGCAGAAAACAGGGTTCTGCTGGTTCACTCTGCTTACAGAAAAAGGCTTCAACCTGCAGTTGGCCATCAAACAGCTCTCGCCAGGGGTCCGAGTGGAGCCGTGCTACTCTGCAGTTCTGCAGTTCAAGGTGGGTGAGATTGGACAGCTAGTGCCCTTGTTGCCCAACACCTGTTCACCCATCAGCGCTACCCGATGGCACACCGAAGACCTGGATGGCAACAAGATCCTCTTTCAG GTTAAAGCCCCAGCACAACCCCAGGGGTTCCTTACGTCTGCATTTCCTCTGAGCTGTCCCAGAATGCTGCTGAGGAACGGTGCAACTGCCAGGCCCCCTTCAACCTCTCCCTGCAGGAAGCCATCCCATTTGAAGGAGCACCCTGTGGGACGCTCACGTGTGGAGCCGCCACCGGACCGCTGTCCTCGCAGGTTGAGGTTAGCGTCGTATGGTAGGGAGAGTATGGGTTCAGACGGCACCTGCAGCACTCCTCCGGGAAGCTCCTGCTACTCCTCCCAGCGCAGCAGCCCGGCAGGCCTGTCTGTTAACTGGTATGAGCCAGCGATAACCTCTGAAACCTCCATATCATGCCTTTTGCTGGAAGAGGAGGAGCCCGAGACAAATGTGGACACAGGTTGTGCTGTAAAGCCACAGGCCACTTTAGGAGTGTCTGCCCTGGTGACTCTGTCTAGGGACCTGAAACATGGACTGGCTGAGCTGCAGTTGACCTCTGAAGCAGAGACACAGGCTTTGCAGTGTCATAGTCAGCATCAACATGCACAAGATGATGAGTTCTTCATTTGA